The genomic window TGGTAAAGGAGGGATTTCCAGTTGAATATGGCCAGCCTTTGGTGCTTATTTCATAATGTTCCTTGGCATTGAAACATCTTGCGATGAAACAAGCATTGCTGTAATTGACGAGGATTATAATTTTTTGATATAATTTTAAAAATGACAAAGAATTTTGAGGCATATCTTAAACTGGATAAAAGAGGACTTCAAAATAAGTATGTAGTTATTGTGGATGGAAAAGTAGTAGATAAGGGAGAGGATATAGAAAATATGCTTCAGGCAGCAAGACAAAAATATCCTGATAAGACTCCTTTTGTGGCTAAAGTTCCCGACGAAAGGATGTTGGTTTTATGATTAGATACGAATTTAAGGAAGAGGAAAGTAGTTTAGGAATAATTTTACGACCTGTGGCTGATGCGGTGTTGGAACAAGATGAATGTAGAGTAGAGGTATCAATGTACATAGATTCTGGAGCTGATATTTCTATGATTCCATATCGGTTTGGGAAAGCCCTTGGATTTAAACAAGAAAAAGGGGATGTTATTAGGGAGATAAAAGGCATCTCAGGTGCAGGCATTCCCTATATTATTAAGGAAACTACCCTTGTATTAAATAATAAAAGTCTGAAGGTAAAAATTGCCTGGGCACTAATAGAGGAAGTTCCAATGTTAATGGGAAGGACGGATATATTCAACAAGTTTTGTATAATCTTTAATGAAAAGAAAGGCTGGATAGATTTTGAAGAATAATTCATTGAAGATTATTGACTTTGGTAAATGATTGAGGATGAATGTT from bacterium includes these protein-coding regions:
- a CDS encoding DUF5678 domain-containing protein, with product MTKNFEAYLKLDKRGLQNKYVVIVDGKVVDKGEDIENMLQAARQKYPDKTPFVAKVPDERMLVL
- a CDS encoding aspartyl protease family protein, encoding MIRYEFKEEESSLGIILRPVADAVLEQDECRVEVSMYIDSGADISMIPYRFGKALGFKQEKGDVIREIKGISGAGIPYIIKETTLVLNNKSLKVKIAWALIEEVPMLMGRTDIFNKFCIIFNEKKGWIDFEE